The sequence below is a genomic window from Dyadobacter chenwenxiniae.
ACACATCTCCCGCCGCTGTCGTATCCAGTGCTTTTACTTGTTGGGCAGGGATTATTTCTGTGAAATGTTTATTCGACAAATAGACGCCTGCACTGCCCAGCGTAATGATAACATGTTCAATGCCAGCCCTGTGAAAATACCCGGCGGCCTTTTGCATAGATTCAGCATTCCCGGGATAAATGCCTGTAAGCATCTGTGTTTCGGTTTCGTTAGGGGTGATCAGAAAAACGCCTGCCAGCAACGTTTCATCCAATGAAACTGCTGGCGCCGGATTAAGAACAACCTTAATGTTTAACTTCCGGCATTTTTCTACAATCCAGGCAGTGGTTTCAAGCGGAATTTCCAGCTGGATCAAAACAAAATCGACGCCTTCGAAAATCTGATCCGGGAGATCGGCGGGCAGCAGATTCATGTTCGCGCCGGAAGCTACGACAATCTCGTTTTCACCGTTTGCATTCACCGTAATCTGCGCAATGCCCGAGGCATACTCGGTTGTTTCCAGCAAATAGTCAATGTCCAGTCCTTCTTTTACAAAACCTTTTTTCGCTTCATGCCCAAAAATATCTTTTCCGATTTTGGCGACAAAGCGGACATCTGCACCCAGCCTGGCCGCTGCAACGGCCTGATTGGCACCTTTTCCGCCAGCATTCATCAAAAACGTTCCTCCCAGAACCGTTTCGCCCGGTTTTGGGAATTCGGCCGTTTGCACAACCATATCGGTGTTGGAGCTTCCTATGACAAGGACTTTGTTTTTCATTTAGCTCATTTTTTCCTGGCTACTAAAATCCCTAAACCGTGATGCTCGGGATAGTTGTACAGCTTGTGCCCTGTTTTTTTGGCCAGGTCTTTCACTGCCCTGCGCACCTCGGGAAAGCTTTCCGTGTCATGAAAAATGGTGCAATCGCTGTGCTGTGCCGCCCAAAGGCCACATTCAAAGGTTTCGGCATAATTGTGAACAATGTCCACATGCGCCAAATTATAATGTTGATCGTCTCTGGCGATCCAGTCTTTATAATCCGATTTAACAAGTTGAATGTTTGGATAAGAAGCAAGTCGCCGACTCGTTTCCTCGAAGTGCTCGTTTTTATTAACCGTATGAATGTCGCCCTCAAAGGTGTCAACGCCGGTTACGCTTTTGAAATAATTGGAAAAAACCACGGCAGAATAGCCGAATTCAACCCCAAACTCAATGCAACGGTCCCGCTCTAAACCAAATTGGTCAATAATGTCTTCGACAATTTGTTCCAGACCTTTCCACGCGGAAACGATGTCGAGCATTTGCCCGGGTTTCCTGAAATGCCTTGGTTTGTACGGCTTAATGTCCTCAATAAAGTTTTCCCTGATGTAAGTCCTCAGTCCCATCGCTGTTGATTTGTATAAATGCAAACCTATAACAAATAATTAAAACCCCCGAACACTGATTTTAATCGTATAAATCCGATCTTTAAAGAATCCGTTATGATGTATAAAAGCCGGCAAAGTTGTTTGGCTTCCGCAAAACTATGAGACTATGTTAAAACTTCTTGTGTTCTTTATCTTCTTAGGTGCCATTATGCAGTCCTGTCAACAAAAACCCGGAAAAGATGAGGCTTCAACGCCTGTTAAGGACGTTTTTGCCAGCTATTATGAGGAGCGTCTTGCATTGTTTCCGCTCGAAGCTACAATGAATGGCGACAATCGTTACAACGACAAGATGTCGGACGATCTCACACAGGCAGGCAAATTGAAGGCTGAAACATTCTTCAAAAAATACCAGTCCGAACTGGCGAAATACGACAGGGAAAAACTCACGGAAGAAGAGAAAACCAGCTGGGACCTGCTGCAATGGGAATGTAACATTAATCTCGAAGGGTTAAAATTCCCTACGGAGCTAATGCCTTTGAACCAGATATTTTCGACGCATTTAATGATCGGGCAGATGGCCAGTGGCGGAAGCCTGCAGCCATTCAAGACGGTTAAGGACTATGAAAATTGGTTGAAACGGGTGGATGGTTTCGTTGTGTGGTGCGATACGGCTGTTGTGAATATGAGAAGGGGGATGAAGGAAGGATATATTTTACCAAAACCACTGATTAAAAAAATGATCCCACAGCTGGCTGATATGGATCATGGCCCAGTTAAGGAGCACCTTTTTTATTCGCCTGCTAAAAATTTTCCAGAAGAATTTTCTGATGATGAAAAGGCCCGCTTTGAAAAAGAATATGCAGCCATGGTGGAAGGAAAAATTATCCCGACATTTAAAAAGCTGCATAATTTTGTAGAAAAGGAGTATTTGCCCGCAGGAAGAAGCACGCATGGTTTCGATGCGCTGCCAAATGGAAAAGCACTTTATGATTATTATATCAAATACTTCACTACAACGGAAATGAACGCCGATCAGATCCACCAGATCGGCATCAATGAGGTTGCGCGAATTTCCGGCGAAATGGAAAAAGTGAAGGAGCAAGTGGGTTACAAAGGTGATCTCAAATCGTTTTTCAATGCAGTAAGGGAAGACAAGAAATTAATGCCTTTTACCAACCCCGAAGAAGTGATCGTGCATTTCAATAAGATTCATGAGACGATGAAGCCGAATCTTCAAAAGCTTTTTGAATTAACCCCAAAAACAAAGTTCGAAGTGCGCAGGACGGAGGCATTCAGGGAAGCGTCGGCGGCAGCGGAATATAACCCGGGGCTGGCGGATGGTTCAAGACCGGGCGTTTTTTATGTTCCGGTTCCTGATGTAAAGAAATACAATGTTGTATCAGATGAAAGTCTTTTTTTGCATGAAGCGATCCCAGGCCACCATTACCAGATTTCTTTACAGCAAGAAAATAAAAGCCTGCCCGATTTTCGTAAAAACCTCTGGTACAGTGCTTATGGAGAGGGTTGGGCGCTGTATTCCGAGTCGCTTGGCAAAGAACTCGGCCTTTACACCGATCCCTATCAGTATTTTGGAATGCTAAGCGGCGAAATGCATCGCGCTATCCGGCTTGTTGTTGACACAGGCCTGCATTCAAAAGGGTGGACACGTGAGCAGGCCATTCAATATTCGCTGGATCATGAAGCTGAGTCGGAAGAGAGCATTATTGCTGAAATTGAAAGATACATGGCTGGTGGCGGACAAGCGCTCTCCTACAAAATAGGTCAGTTGAAAATAAGGGAGTTGAGAACGAAGGCAGAAAAAGAATTAGGTTCAAAATTTGATATCAAAGACTTTCACAAGTTGGTGCTCGAATCAGGCTGTGTGCCCCTGAAACTGCTTGAAGACAAAACAAACGCCTGGATCGGTGCAAAAAAATAGTCAGGAAGATAGTGGGAACAGCATAGAGCAGGACAGTTGTCAAATTTGATTTTGACATTATTGTTCCAGCAAAATGTGCATTTTTTTAATTAATTAATTATATTATGTAAAAAATGAGCATTTGCTTTCCCTGAACCCACGGTTATGATTTTTAGAGGAAGATTGATTTTGTCCATGCTGCTGGCTGGATCAGCTATCTGTTTCCAGGCCTGCAACAAATCGTCAGAAAGCACGGCTGTTGAAGAGGAGATTCCGAAGGAAGTCAGTTACAACTTTGACATTCGCCCGATTCTTTCCGATAAATGCCTGGCCTGTCACGGCCCTGACGCGAATAAACGCGAAGCCGGACTGCGCCTGGATGTTGCCGAAAGTGCATTCAAAGCTTTACAGGAAAATCCCAAAGCACATGCACTCGTAGCCGGGAAACCGGAACTTTCAGAAGTTTACCTGCGCATTACGACTGCGGATACCGCGCTTCGCATGCCTCCGACAGGCTCCAATCTCAAACTTACCCAGCGTGAAGTTGATCTGATAGAAAAATGGATCAAACAGGGTGCGAAATATGAAAAGCACTGGGCTTTCGTTGCGCCAAAAAAACCAGCTCTGCCGGAGGTTGAACATAAAGATTGGCCAAAGAACGAGATCGATTACTTTATTCTCGACAAACAGGAGCAGAAAGGCCTGGAACCCAATGAGGAAGCGGATAAAGAGCGACTGCTAAAACGTTTGAGCCTGGATCTGACCGGCCTGCCGCCTACATTGAAAATGATGGACGAATTCATGGCGGACAACAGTGCCAATGCCTATGAAAAAATGGTCGATCAATTGCTTAAAAATCCCGCATATGGAGAGAAAATGGCTATCCACTGGCTGGATTTGGCGCGTTATGCAGATTCGCATGGCTATCAGGACGATGGTTACCGCACGCAATGGCCCTGGCGCGATTGGGTGATCCATGCTTTTAACAAAAACATGCATTATAATGATTTTGTAACGTGGCAATTAGCAGGAGATCAATTGCCAAACAGTTCCAAGGAACAACTGTTGGCAACGGGTTTTAACAGAAACCACAAAATCACGGAAGAGGGCGGTGTAATCCCGGAAGAATACCGCATCATGTACGTGACGGACCGCAATGATCTGTTTGGGAAGGGGTTATTAGGTGTCACTCTGGAATGTGCCCATTGTCATGACCATAAATACGATCCATTTTCACAGAAAGAATATTACCAGATGTTCGCCTTTTTTAATAATGTGAAAGAAGAGGGGATTGAATCCGTGATCGGCGGGCCTGAAACTTACGCCAAGAAGCCGCTCATGGAGATTAGTAATGAGGACGTTAAGAACATTCTCACGTTCGTGAACAAGCCGGATACCAACCGTCTGATTGTGTCTGTGATGGGCGATCTGGACACGTTGCGGAAAACTTACATTCTTAAAAGAGGCGTTTATGATGCCCCGGGCGATGAAGTGCAACCAGCAACGCCAACGTCCATTCTGCCTTTTGACAACAGTTATCCGAAAAACAGGTTAGGGCTTTCCAAATGGCTTTTTGATAAGAAAAACCCTTTGACCTCGCGCGTTTACGTTAACATGCTGTGGCAGGAGTTCTTTGGAAAAGGCATTGTCAAAACTTCCGGGGATTTTGGCATGCAGGGCGAGCTTCCCTCGCATCCGGCATTGCTGGATTGGCTGGCGACCGATTTTATGGATCACGGATGGGATATCAAACGCCTTGTAAAACAAATGGTTACGTCAGCCACTTACAAGCAATCGGCCGTTGTTACCAAAGAGAAACTAGCCACTGACCCCGACAACATTCTGCTGGCACGCGGCCCTCGTTACCGCATTCATGCAGAATTTATCAAAGACCTCGTGCTGGCCAGCAGCGGCTTGCTGAACAAAACCATCGGCGGACCCAGTGTGAAGCCGTATCAACCCGCAGGACTCTGGGAAGGCGCCACTTCGGGCCGTGGTTTATTGTCGGTTTACAACCAGGATCACGGCGGTGCTTTGTATCGCCGCGGCATGTACACATTGATCAAGAGGACCGTCCCGCCTCCGACGATGAGCATCTTTGACGCGAGTAACCGTGATTTGTGCGAAGTGAAAAGGCTGAAAACCAACACACCGTTGCAGGCCCTGGTCATGATGAACGACCCGGCTGTGCTGGAAGCTTCGCGCGTGCTGGCAGCCAAGCTGTTACAGGAAAAAACAGAATCAAAAGACAAGATTATAAAAGCCTTCCGCCTGATTGTCTGCCGCAAGCCAAGTGAAAAGGAGCTGGACGTGCTGACGGCCTATTACGATAAGCAGATAAAGTCCATAAAGCCGGCAACTGCTGAAAAAATGGTTGCGGTAGGAGAGTATCCATTGACAAAAAACCTGGATAAAAAGGCGCAGGCAGCATTAATGCGCGTTATTTCCACCATTTATAATCTGGAAGAAACGATAACAAAATCTTAGGGGCGATCGGCCGTCGGCTTTCGGCTGTCAGGTATTATGTTCACGAGTTTACCAAAATAAGCTAAGCCGGCTGCCGGAAGCCGATAGCCAACAAATCATGGAAAAGGAAATACTAGAACATGGGTTCAATTTTAATAGAAGGCGTTTTTTGTCTTCCATGAGCCTTGGGCTCGGGGGCGTGGCGCTTGGCTCCTTGCTGATGCCAGATCTGTTAAATGGGGGTGGATTTGAAGACGAGGGTCTGGCCCCGGGGGTTCCGCATTTTGCTCCGAAGGCGAAACGGGTCATTTATTTATTCCAGAATGGCGCCCCGTCGCAACAGGAACTGTTTGATTACAAGCCCAAACTGCGTGAAATGCTGGGCAAGGAAATACCGCCTTCTGTGCGCGGAACGCAGCGGTTAACCGGTATGACGGCCAATCAGGCGTCATTTCCGCTGGTCGGATCGTTCGTGGATTTCAAGCAATATGGCGATTCGCGCGCGTGGGTAAGTGATTTGATGCCTTATACAGCCAAGATTGTGAATGATCTTTGTTTTGTAAAATCAATGTATACAGAGGCCATCAACCACGATCCCGCGTTGACATTTCTCCAAACGGGTTCGCAGCAGGGCAACCGTCCGAGCATGGGCTCGTGGCTGAGCTACGGGCTTGGTAATGAGAATAAAAACCTTCCGAATTTCACCGTTTTGCTTTCACGCGGGGTGGGGAATGGTCAGGGAGTTTATTCCAAATTGTGGTCTAATGGCTTTCTGGATTCCGTGCACCAGGGCGTGCAGTTTAGCAAGGGCGAGGACCCGGTTTTGTATCTGCGTGACCCGGAAGGAATGGACCGTCACGACCGACGGGATATGCTCGATAACCTGTCGCAGCTGAATGAGCTTTCTTACCAGGAGTTCGGCGACCCGGAAATAACGGCCAAGATCAAGCAGTATGAAATGGCTTACCGTATGCAGACTGCCGTGCCGGAAGTGATGGATTTATCCAAAGAATCTGACGACATTATTAAATTATACGGCCCGGAATGTCTTGTCCCAGGCACTTATGCGGCCAACTGCCTGCTAGCCAGGAAGCTGTCTGAAAATGGTGTGCGCTTTGTGCAGCTTTATCACCAGGGCTGGGACCAGCACGGTAACCTGCCTTTTGAAATTACAAAACAGGCGATGGACGTGGACCAGGCATCGGCAGCATTGGTTACCGACCTGAAACAGCGCGGGCTACTCGATGAAACGCTGGTGATATGGGGCGGAGAGTTTGGCAGGACCAGTTACACCCAAGGCAAGCTTACAGCTGATAACTATGGCCGCGATCACCATCCAAGATGCTTCACGATCTGGATGGCGGGCGGGGGCATTAAGCCGGGAATCGTATATGGCGAAACCGATGAGCTGGGTTACAACATTGCCAAAGATCCTGTGCATGTGCATGATTTTCAGGCGACTATCTTGCATCAGCTTGGACTGAACCACGAAAAACTTATTTTCAAACATTTAGGAAGAAGATACAGGCTTACCGACGTTTCCGGAAAAGTGGTGAAAGACATTATCAGCTAAATTGCCTGGCAGTAAACGATTGATCAATTTATCGGCTAAATTTTAATGCATTTGAGATTCAGGGTTTTTGCGGAACAGTTATTAGTTGCCTCTAATATCTTTATTTTATTTTTACTGATCTTCGAAAGCAAACTGGTCATCCCTGCCTGGTTACAAACCGTCGGGCGCATGCATCCGCTCATCCTGCATTTCCCGATTGTGATCCTGCTTATTGCGATGCTGCTTGAATTTTTCAGGTTCCAGCCCGAATACGCGACCAATCAGTTTTACAAAAATTTCCTGCAAAACATGCTGCTGGTAGGCGCGCTCTTCGCCGCTGTCACTGTGGTGATGGGCCTTTTTTTATCCAGAGAAGAGGGTTACAGCGGAGACGTCCTGCAATACCACAAATGGACGGGCGCAGGCATTTTCTTTTTTGCATCATTCATTTATTTTGTCCGAAATACAAGCTGGTACAAAGCCCCGGTGGCGAGGGCAGGCGCTTTTATGACGGTGGTCGCACTGGTGATGACGGGACATTACGGAGCCGCATTAACCCACGGCAGTAACTTCATCTGGGAACCGATCGATAGCCAGAAAACGATGGCAGCGGTTCCATTGGAGCAGGCGGTTGTTTTTACAAATGTGATTCAACCTATTTTAGAACAAAAATGCACGAGCTGCCATAATCCGGATAAGTTGAAAGGCCAGTTGAACATGACGGATGCAGAGTCGTTATTGAAGGGTGGGAAGACGGGGAAGCTCTTCGTGGCTGGAAATCCGGAAGTTAGCCTGCTGCTAAAACGCGTTCACTTGCCGATGGAGGACAAAAAACACATGCCGCCAAAGGGTAAGGCGCAGCTCACATTGCAGGAAATTGCATTGCTCACGCTTTGGGTTAAAAAGAATGTGGATTTCACGAAAAAGCTGACCGAACTGCCCGCAAACGACTCGCTAAGGATCGTTGCTACGGCTTATTTAAAACCCGTTGAGCAAGAAATCGAATATGATTTTGATGCTGCGGAAGAAGAAACAGTTGCAAGTCTGAACACAGATTACCGCACAATATTGCCGCTAGCAAGGGAATCCCCGGCACTTGCAGTAAACATTTATAACAGTGCAACTTATCATGTAAAGCAGCTGGAGGAATTGGGCGAGATTAAAAAGCAGGTCATTTCAATAAATCTCAATAAAATGCCTGTCAAAGATGCTGACTTAAAAAGCATCGCGCAATTTGAAAACCTGCGTCGCCTGGATCTTAATTTCACCGATGTGACAGCCGACGGCTTAAAGACATTGGCGTCCCTGAAATATTTGCAAAATCTCACTTTATCAGGTACAAAAGTCGATTTTAAAGATCTGAAAGCATTGTTACCCAATTTGAAACCACTCAAAACGGTAACTGTCTGGGACACAAAACTTACTGCTGCGGACGTGCAGAACCTTCAAAAGGCCTATAAGAATATTGAAATTATAGGCGGATTTAAAGACGATGGTAAAAATCCATTGAAGCTGAACCCGCCGCAGGTTAAAAACAGCTCTACGATCTTCGCCCAATCACTGAACCTGGAACTTCGTCACCCCATCAAGAACGTGGATATCCGTTACACGACGGATGGCTCTGAACCGGATAGCATCCACTCAGCATTATTTGATAAAATGCTGGTGACCAAAAGCGGGACCATTAAGGCAAAGGCATATAAGGAAGGCTGGTATGGAAGCGATATGGCCACATTTGACTTTTTCAAAAGTGCTTACAACCCGGACAGCGTCAACTTGCTGGCACCTTTAAACCGGGTGCACCAGGCGGAGGGTGCCAAGACATTTTTCGATCACAAATTGGGTGTTATCGGTGCCAACAATCCTGCCTGGGCCAACAACTGGGCGGGCGTTAAGGACAATGACATGGCATTTATTTCAGAATTCAAGAAACCAATCCTGATCTCGTCACTCGGTGTGCATTATATGGTAGAAGAAGACACCGGGATTTTTCCGCCGGAATCGATTGAAATCTGGGGCGGGGACGATACGAAAAACCTGAAATTGCTGACGCGGTTCAAGGCTGGAATGCCAAAAAAAGGGGATAGGCCGAGTTTGCAAACGGTAGAAGGAACATTCAAGCCACAAAGCGTTACTTACT
It includes:
- a CDS encoding DUF1501 domain-containing protein, which produces MEKEILEHGFNFNRRRFLSSMSLGLGGVALGSLLMPDLLNGGGFEDEGLAPGVPHFAPKAKRVIYLFQNGAPSQQELFDYKPKLREMLGKEIPPSVRGTQRLTGMTANQASFPLVGSFVDFKQYGDSRAWVSDLMPYTAKIVNDLCFVKSMYTEAINHDPALTFLQTGSQQGNRPSMGSWLSYGLGNENKNLPNFTVLLSRGVGNGQGVYSKLWSNGFLDSVHQGVQFSKGEDPVLYLRDPEGMDRHDRRDMLDNLSQLNELSYQEFGDPEITAKIKQYEMAYRMQTAVPEVMDLSKESDDIIKLYGPECLVPGTYAANCLLARKLSENGVRFVQLYHQGWDQHGNLPFEITKQAMDVDQASAALVTDLKQRGLLDETLVIWGGEFGRTSYTQGKLTADNYGRDHHPRCFTIWMAGGGIKPGIVYGETDELGYNIAKDPVHVHDFQATILHQLGLNHEKLIFKHLGRRYRLTDVSGKVVKDIIS
- the rbsK gene encoding ribokinase produces the protein MKNKVLVIGSSNTDMVVQTAEFPKPGETVLGGTFLMNAGGKGANQAVAAARLGADVRFVAKIGKDIFGHEAKKGFVKEGLDIDYLLETTEYASGIAQITVNANGENEIVVASGANMNLLPADLPDQIFEGVDFVLIQLEIPLETTAWIVEKCRKLNIKVVLNPAPAVSLDETLLAGVFLITPNETETQMLTGIYPGNAESMQKAAGYFHRAGIEHVIITLGSAGVYLSNKHFTEIIPAQQVKALDTTAAGDVFNGAILTALASGEGWPEACRFACRAAAISVTRAGAQNSAPYRQELIEKSA
- a CDS encoding c-type cytochrome domain-containing protein; the encoded protein is MHPLILHFPIVILLIAMLLEFFRFQPEYATNQFYKNFLQNMLLVGALFAAVTVVMGLFLSREEGYSGDVLQYHKWTGAGIFFFASFIYFVRNTSWYKAPVARAGAFMTVVALVMTGHYGAALTHGSNFIWEPIDSQKTMAAVPLEQAVVFTNVIQPILEQKCTSCHNPDKLKGQLNMTDAESLLKGGKTGKLFVAGNPEVSLLLKRVHLPMEDKKHMPPKGKAQLTLQEIALLTLWVKKNVDFTKKLTELPANDSLRIVATAYLKPVEQEIEYDFDAAEEETVASLNTDYRTILPLARESPALAVNIYNSATYHVKQLEELGEIKKQVISINLNKMPVKDADLKSIAQFENLRRLDLNFTDVTADGLKTLASLKYLQNLTLSGTKVDFKDLKALLPNLKPLKTVTVWDTKLTAADVQNLQKAYKNIEIIGGFKDDGKNPLKLNPPQVKNSSTIFAQSLNLELRHPIKNVDIRYTTDGSEPDSIHSALFDKMLVTKSGTIKAKAYKEGWYGSDMATFDFFKSAYNPDSVNLLAPLNRVHQAEGAKTFFDHKLGVIGANNPAWANNWAGVKDNDMAFISEFKKPILISSLGVHYMVEEDTGIFPPESIEIWGGDDTKNLKLLTRFKAGMPKKGDRPSLQTVEGTFKPQSVTYLKIIAKPLSKIPDWHRSKGNKALLLVDEMFLN
- a CDS encoding PSD1 and planctomycete cytochrome C domain-containing protein, giving the protein MLLAGSAICFQACNKSSESTAVEEEIPKEVSYNFDIRPILSDKCLACHGPDANKREAGLRLDVAESAFKALQENPKAHALVAGKPELSEVYLRITTADTALRMPPTGSNLKLTQREVDLIEKWIKQGAKYEKHWAFVAPKKPALPEVEHKDWPKNEIDYFILDKQEQKGLEPNEEADKERLLKRLSLDLTGLPPTLKMMDEFMADNSANAYEKMVDQLLKNPAYGEKMAIHWLDLARYADSHGYQDDGYRTQWPWRDWVIHAFNKNMHYNDFVTWQLAGDQLPNSSKEQLLATGFNRNHKITEEGGVIPEEYRIMYVTDRNDLFGKGLLGVTLECAHCHDHKYDPFSQKEYYQMFAFFNNVKEEGIESVIGGPETYAKKPLMEISNEDVKNILTFVNKPDTNRLIVSVMGDLDTLRKTYILKRGVYDAPGDEVQPATPTSILPFDNSYPKNRLGLSKWLFDKKNPLTSRVYVNMLWQEFFGKGIVKTSGDFGMQGELPSHPALLDWLATDFMDHGWDIKRLVKQMVTSATYKQSAVVTKEKLATDPDNILLARGPRYRIHAEFIKDLVLASSGLLNKTIGGPSVKPYQPAGLWEGATSGRGLLSVYNQDHGGALYRRGMYTLIKRTVPPPTMSIFDASNRDLCEVKRLKTNTPLQALVMMNDPAVLEASRVLAAKLLQEKTESKDKIIKAFRLIVCRKPSEKELDVLTAYYDKQIKSIKPATAEKMVAVGEYPLTKNLDKKAQAALMRVISTIYNLEETITKS
- a CDS encoding DUF885 domain-containing protein; the protein is MLKLLVFFIFLGAIMQSCQQKPGKDEASTPVKDVFASYYEERLALFPLEATMNGDNRYNDKMSDDLTQAGKLKAETFFKKYQSELAKYDREKLTEEEKTSWDLLQWECNINLEGLKFPTELMPLNQIFSTHLMIGQMASGGSLQPFKTVKDYENWLKRVDGFVVWCDTAVVNMRRGMKEGYILPKPLIKKMIPQLADMDHGPVKEHLFYSPAKNFPEEFSDDEKARFEKEYAAMVEGKIIPTFKKLHNFVEKEYLPAGRSTHGFDALPNGKALYDYYIKYFTTTEMNADQIHQIGINEVARISGEMEKVKEQVGYKGDLKSFFNAVREDKKLMPFTNPEEVIVHFNKIHETMKPNLQKLFELTPKTKFEVRRTEAFREASAAAEYNPGLADGSRPGVFYVPVPDVKKYNVVSDESLFLHEAIPGHHYQISLQQENKSLPDFRKNLWYSAYGEGWALYSESLGKELGLYTDPYQYFGMLSGEMHRAIRLVVDTGLHSKGWTREQAIQYSLDHEAESEESIIAEIERYMAGGGQALSYKIGQLKIRELRTKAEKELGSKFDIKDFHKLVLESGCVPLKLLEDKTNAWIGAKK
- a CDS encoding class I SAM-dependent methyltransferase; the encoded protein is MGLRTYIRENFIEDIKPYKPRHFRKPGQMLDIVSAWKGLEQIVEDIIDQFGLERDRCIEFGVEFGYSAVVFSNYFKSVTGVDTFEGDIHTVNKNEHFEETSRRLASYPNIQLVKSDYKDWIARDDQHYNLAHVDIVHNYAETFECGLWAAQHSDCTIFHDTESFPEVRRAVKDLAKKTGHKLYNYPEHHGLGILVARKK